From Desulfobulbaceae bacterium DB1, the proteins below share one genomic window:
- a CDS encoding prolipoprotein diacylglyceryl transferase — protein sequence MLSLPDIDPVIFQLGPLQIRWYGMMYVLGFAASYFLVRHQMNTFRLDKLAAEFENLNFILIISLVLGGRLGYVFFYNASYYLSHPLEILATWHGGMSFHGAVLGLLLGGYLFCRKKGLNFLETADIYIVTTPIGLGLGRIGNFINAELYGRVSDVPWAMLFPGAGPLPRHPSQLYESLLEGLLLFVLLWRLKTEKQRHRWGHGTMLAAFLILYGVFRIFVEFFRQPDAHIGFLLGVVTRGQLLSAFMICAGLILYFNVKNRSAS from the coding sequence ATGCTTTCACTGCCCGACATAGATCCCGTCATCTTTCAACTGGGACCGCTGCAGATTCGCTGGTACGGCATGATGTACGTACTCGGCTTTGCCGCTTCCTATTTCCTCGTTCGTCATCAGATGAACACCTTCCGGCTGGACAAACTGGCCGCTGAATTTGAAAACCTCAATTTCATTCTCATCATCAGCCTGGTGCTGGGCGGGCGGCTCGGCTATGTCTTTTTTTACAACGCCTCGTACTACCTGAGCCATCCGCTGGAAATACTCGCAACCTGGCACGGCGGCATGTCGTTTCACGGCGCGGTGCTCGGACTGCTGCTGGGCGGATATCTTTTCTGCCGCAAAAAAGGGCTGAACTTTTTAGAGACGGCGGACATCTATATCGTGACAACACCAATCGGATTGGGACTCGGTCGGATCGGCAACTTCATCAATGCCGAGCTGTATGGGCGGGTAAGCGATGTTCCCTGGGCCATGCTCTTTCCCGGGGCCGGCCCCCTGCCCCGTCATCCCTCCCAGCTTTATGAATCCTTGCTCGAGGGACTCCTTCTTTTTGTTCTTCTCTGGCGCCTGAAAACAGAAAAACAGCGTCACCGCTGGGGTCACGGCACCATGCTGGCCGCATTCCTGATCCTGTACGGTGTGTTCCGTATTTTTGTCGAATTTTTCCGCCAGCCGGACGCCCATATCGGCTTTCTTCTCGGCGTTGTCACCCGCGGCCAGCTGTTAAGCGCATTCATGATTTGTGCTGGATTAATTCTTTATTTTAACGTAAAAAACAGATCTGCATCGTGA
- a CDS encoding peptidase M24: MTTRECDVERIPLTELQSRWQRCRELLVRFVPRAEGIIVFSRLNIYYLSGTFGNGIFWLPLEGEPVLLCRRGLERAALESSMAGIFPFRSYKDVEGLLENSGSPLAAKVAAEMNGLSWSLAESFTGHLGRHEFLPGDKILAMARGTKSAWELAKIREAGARHDRCLTKLLPPLLREGQSELEISRTLFSLLLDQGHHGMLRMENYGEEVFLGHIAAGDSANYPSVFNGPVGLRGMHPSVPHMGSAGKLWAAGEALTIDIGFIFEGYHTDKTQVYWLGNAESIPGRVRAAHDFCIEIQQWIADLLRPGAVPAAIWEQCLVRAEKSGWAEGFMALGRNKVAFVGHGIGLAIDEYPVLARGFDLPLEEGMVLAVEPKIGIPEIGMVGVENTFEVTAGGGRCLTGSYFDMITIPPAEAS; encoded by the coding sequence ATGACGACAAGGGAGTGTGATGTGGAACGAATTCCATTAACGGAACTTCAATCGCGCTGGCAGCGATGCCGCGAACTGCTGGTCCGCTTCGTCCCCCGGGCGGAAGGGATTATTGTTTTTTCCAGACTGAATATCTATTACCTGAGCGGCACCTTCGGCAACGGCATTTTCTGGTTGCCGCTTGAGGGGGAACCGGTGCTGCTTTGCCGCCGCGGGCTGGAGCGGGCGGCACTTGAATCATCCATGGCCGGAATTTTTCCTTTCAGGTCGTATAAGGACGTCGAAGGCCTTCTGGAAAACAGCGGATCCCCATTGGCGGCAAAAGTAGCCGCGGAAATGAACGGCCTTTCCTGGTCGCTGGCCGAAAGCTTCACCGGCCATCTGGGCCGGCATGAGTTTTTGCCGGGGGATAAAATCCTTGCCATGGCCAGGGGGACGAAATCAGCCTGGGAACTTGCTAAAATCCGCGAGGCAGGGGCGCGGCACGACCGATGTCTGACAAAACTGCTGCCGCCTTTGCTGCGCGAGGGACAAAGTGAACTGGAAATATCGCGCACCCTTTTTTCTTTGCTGCTTGATCAGGGCCATCATGGGATGCTGCGGATGGAGAATTACGGCGAAGAGGTTTTTCTGGGCCATATTGCGGCAGGAGACAGCGCCAACTATCCGAGCGTCTTCAATGGGCCGGTGGGGCTGCGCGGCATGCATCCATCCGTACCCCATATGGGATCGGCCGGTAAGCTGTGGGCGGCCGGCGAGGCGTTGACGATTGATATCGGTTTCATCTTTGAGGGGTATCATACCGATAAAACCCAGGTTTACTGGCTGGGAAATGCTGAAAGCATCCCCGGTCGTGTACGGGCGGCCCATGATTTTTGCATTGAAATTCAGCAGTGGATTGCCGACCTGCTCCGGCCGGGGGCTGTTCCGGCAGCGATATGGGAACAGTGCCTGGTGCGGGCGGAAAAAAGCGGCTGGGCGGAAGGGTTCATGGCGCTGGGCCGCAACAAGGTTGCTTTTGTCGGCCATGGCATCGGCCTGGCCATTGACGAGTACCCGGTGCTGGCCAGGGGATTTGATCTGCCGCTTGAAGAAGGCATGGTCCTGGCGGTGGAGCCGAAAATCGGCATCCCTGAAATCGGCATGGTCGGGGTGGAAAACACCTTTGAAGTGACCGCCGGCGGAGGCAGGTGTCTTACCGGGTCTTATTTTGACATGATTACAATACCGCCGGCCGAGGCATCATAG
- a CDS encoding ABC transporter permease: MIPPYPDSAELGLAMRDLLHPLFQQLPDGISEFTFANIYLFRAAHGYRIARLADGTILLSGSDTGNPFFMLPFGLPETHTLRALFAAFGMMKCVSDSQATRLKEMGYNISEDRDNFDYLYLRRDLAELTGGKFHSKRNLIKAFLSNYSYEGKPLLAEYMPDALRILEEWRQGRDDAGDYLAAREGLERAEELQLCGGIYYVDDRPVAYSLGEELMRGRSFAIHFEKAVAEYKGLWQFVNQAFASILPEHYETVNREQDLGNPGLRQAKLSYKPVDFVKKYRAFVP, from the coding sequence ATGATACCTCCCTACCCCGATTCCGCCGAGCTTGGCCTGGCGATGCGCGACCTGCTGCACCCGCTCTTTCAGCAGTTGCCGGATGGCATATCGGAGTTTACCTTCGCCAATATCTATCTCTTTCGGGCAGCCCACGGATACCGGATCGCACGGCTTGCCGACGGGACCATCCTGCTGAGCGGATCGGACACGGGCAACCCTTTTTTCATGCTCCCCTTCGGCCTCCCGGAAACCCACACCCTGCGGGCGCTGTTTGCCGCGTTCGGGATGATGAAGTGCGTGTCGGATTCTCAGGCGACACGCTTAAAGGAAATGGGCTACAATATTTCCGAAGATCGTGATAACTTTGATTATCTTTACCTGCGCCGCGATCTGGCGGAACTGACCGGCGGCAAATTTCACAGCAAGCGGAATCTGATCAAGGCTTTTTTGAGCAATTATTCGTATGAGGGCAAGCCGTTGCTTGCGGAGTACATGCCGGATGCCCTGCGGATTCTGGAGGAGTGGCGGCAGGGGCGGGATGATGCCGGTGACTACCTTGCCGCCCGGGAGGGGCTGGAAAGGGCGGAGGAGCTGCAGTTGTGCGGCGGCATTTACTATGTTGACGATCGGCCGGTTGCCTACTCCCTGGGGGAGGAGCTGATGCGGGGCAGGAGTTTTGCCATCCATTTTGAAAAGGCGGTGGCTGAATACAAGGGACTCTGGCAGTTTGTCAACCAGGCCTTTGCTTCCATCCTGCCGGAACACTATGAAACCGTTAACCGGGAGCAGGATCTGGGGAACCCGGGATTGCGGCAGGCCAAGCTCAGCTATAAACCGGTGGATTTTGTCAAGAAGTACAGAGCGTTTGTCCCGTGA
- a CDS encoding dynamin family protein has translation MDEKKLQAELQQQVRNKLMPFFDRYGLDYGDLDSILKWKPMVLVIGNYSSGKSTLINEILGRELQRTGQAPTDDSFTIITSHGREDGEPVIPGSTLVNDDTLPFARFKSFGEQFISHFRLKKVTLPFLENMAIIDSPGMLDAVTEKDRGYDYLAVLGEFAKLADLVVLMFDPHKAGTISETYTAIRSTLPETSGEDRIVFVMSRIDECDNLSDLVRSYGTLCWNLSQMTGRKDIPRIFVTYAAGEAEPSEILAVWKEEREVLKKKILSAPGFRLNHILQDIDRQANELLLISEAMDSFGRRGRTILYGQIKLAALAAGAAFFLTDSISKAVTGVPDEPLLIAVMNGTVAAQHFLFPLTGVAVICFLTWLWFSRWSFPRLVKSSLANMNDLVVLDTSYKKSLWLKVGKKAASLLSRAGLGELGAGHRRNLNKIRKFIHRDLQEYYNKIR, from the coding sequence ATGGACGAGAAAAAATTACAGGCGGAGTTGCAGCAACAGGTTCGCAACAAGCTGATGCCCTTTTTTGACCGTTACGGGCTCGATTACGGCGATCTTGATTCCATCCTCAAATGGAAACCGATGGTGCTGGTGATCGGCAACTATTCCTCCGGCAAATCCACCCTGATTAACGAGATTCTCGGCCGGGAGCTGCAACGGACCGGCCAGGCCCCCACTGACGATTCATTCACCATCATCACCTCCCACGGCCGGGAGGATGGTGAGCCGGTTATTCCCGGTTCCACCCTGGTCAATGATGACACGCTGCCCTTCGCCAGGTTCAAATCCTTCGGCGAACAGTTTATTTCCCATTTCCGGCTGAAAAAGGTAACCCTGCCTTTTTTGGAAAACATGGCCATTATCGACAGTCCGGGGATGCTCGATGCGGTGACGGAAAAGGACCGCGGCTACGATTATCTCGCGGTGCTGGGTGAGTTTGCCAAGCTGGCCGATCTCGTGGTGCTCATGTTTGATCCCCATAAGGCCGGCACCATCAGCGAAACCTATACCGCCATCAGAAGCACCTTGCCGGAGACATCCGGAGAAGATCGCATCGTTTTTGTCATGAGCAGGATCGATGAATGTGATAACCTGAGCGATCTGGTGCGGTCCTACGGCACCCTGTGCTGGAACCTTTCCCAGATGACGGGGCGCAAGGACATTCCGCGAATTTTCGTGACCTATGCCGCCGGGGAAGCCGAGCCTTCGGAGATTCTTGCCGTTTGGAAGGAGGAACGGGAGGTGCTGAAAAAAAAGATCCTTTCCGCTCCGGGTTTCAGGCTCAACCATATCCTGCAGGATATTGACCGCCAGGCCAATGAGCTGCTGCTGATCAGCGAGGCCATGGATTCCTTCGGCAGACGCGGCCGGACAATACTTTATGGGCAGATCAAGCTTGCCGCCCTTGCCGCCGGTGCCGCTTTCTTTCTCACCGACTCGATTTCAAAGGCCGTGACCGGCGTCCCGGATGAACCGTTGCTGATTGCCGTCATGAACGGCACCGTCGCTGCGCAGCACTTCCTTTTCCCGCTGACCGGAGTTGCCGTAATTTGTTTCCTTACCTGGCTCTGGTTCAGCAGGTGGAGCTTCCCGCGACTGGTGAAAAGTTCTCTGGCGAATATGAATGATCTGGTTGTGCTTGACACCAGTTACAAAAAAAGTCTCTGGCTCAAGGTGGGAAAAAAGGCGGCCTCGTTGCTTTCCAGGGCGGGTCTTGGCGAACTTGGCGCCGGGCACCGGAGAAACCTGAACAAAATACGGAAGTTTATTCACCGGGATCTGCAGGAATACTATAACAAAATACGCTGA
- a CDS encoding sulfite reductase, with product MATIEHAGHSYDVDEDGFLTKGMEEWNEGWVEYVKSLEGISDLTDEHWKVINALQDYYKKNGIAPMVRILSKTTGYPLKRIYELFPSGPGKGACKMAGLPKPTGCV from the coding sequence ATGGCGACTATTGAGCATGCAGGTCATAGCTACGATGTTGATGAGGACGGCTTCCTGACCAAAGGTATGGAAGAGTGGAACGAGGGCTGGGTTGAGTACGTAAAGAGCCTTGAGGGTATCAGCGATCTGACCGACGAGCATTGGAAAGTTATCAACGCTCTTCAGGACTACTACAAGAAAAACGGTATTGCCCCGATGGTTCGTATTCTGTCCAAAACCACCGGTTACCCGCTGAAAAGAATCTACGAGCTGTTCCCGTCAGGACCTGGTAAAGGAGCCTGTAAAATGGCTGGTTTGCCGAAACCGACCGGATGTGTATGA
- a CDS encoding hydrogenase produces MKLTCNIKVNHLTRVEGHGNIRIRIKDGRVEEAGWDVVETPRFFEAMLVGKAWENAPYICGRICGICSIGHTLASIRAVENAFGIVPDRQTDALRLLLKHMETLQSHLLHLYFLVAPDFLGLGSVLPLIESHPEVVQRATRLKLLANDACDLIGGRRLHPTRTVVGGFTMLPEKSQLAGLKSRLEAAVADLAATARLFQTFSLPAFSRETEFVSLQGENRYPFLGGNLLSSDGVVAKEADYRLMTNEYVVDHSTSKWSRLSRGSFAVGALARVNNNFSLLHPKARETADAFRLTPINHNPFMNNIAQLVECVHVVYDSIALLEELLDASRQEPRQPVLPREGRGVGAVEVPRGILYHFYEFDEEGKIIKADCVIPTSQNNANIHYDLIELARQAASQGKKDNEIKLLAEMLVRAYDPCISCSVH; encoded by the coding sequence ATGAAACTGACCTGCAACATCAAAGTCAATCACCTGACCAGGGTTGAAGGACACGGCAATATCCGCATCAGGATCAAGGACGGCCGGGTGGAAGAGGCCGGCTGGGACGTGGTCGAGACGCCCCGCTTCTTTGAGGCCATGCTGGTCGGCAAGGCATGGGAAAACGCCCCCTATATCTGCGGCAGGATCTGCGGCATCTGCTCCATCGGTCACACCCTGGCAAGCATCCGGGCGGTTGAAAACGCCTTCGGGATTGTCCCGGACCGGCAGACAGACGCGTTGCGGCTCCTGCTCAAACACATGGAAACCCTGCAAAGCCATCTGCTGCATCTTTATTTTCTCGTTGCCCCCGACTTTCTCGGCCTGGGCAGCGTTCTGCCTTTGATTGAGAGCCACCCGGAGGTGGTGCAGCGGGCCACCCGCCTGAAACTTCTGGCCAACGACGCCTGCGATCTTATCGGCGGACGCCGGCTGCATCCCACCCGCACCGTGGTGGGCGGCTTTACCATGCTGCCGGAAAAATCACAGCTTGCCGGTCTCAAATCACGCCTTGAGGCCGCTGTTGCCGATCTCGCCGCAACAGCGCGCCTTTTTCAGACCTTCAGCCTGCCCGCGTTCAGCCGGGAAACGGAATTTGTCTCGCTGCAGGGGGAAAACCGCTATCCCTTTCTCGGCGGCAACCTGCTGTCAAGCGACGGAGTAGTCGCCAAGGAAGCGGATTACCGGCTGATGACCAATGAATATGTGGTCGACCATTCAACCTCGAAATGGAGCAGGCTGTCCCGGGGGTCATTTGCGGTGGGGGCACTGGCCAGGGTCAACAACAATTTTTCCCTGCTACACCCGAAGGCCAGGGAAACAGCGGACGCCTTCCGGCTCACGCCGATCAATCACAATCCCTTCATGAACAATATCGCCCAGCTGGTGGAGTGCGTGCACGTGGTGTACGACTCGATCGCTTTGCTCGAAGAGCTGCTGGACGCAAGCCGACAGGAACCTCGGCAGCCCGTCCTGCCGAGGGAGGGACGGGGAGTGGGGGCGGTGGAGGTGCCGCGGGGCATCCTGTACCACTTTTATGAATTTGATGAAGAGGGGAAAATTATCAAGGCGGACTGCGTTATTCCCACCAGCCAGAACAACGCCAATATCCATTATGATTTGATCGAACTGGCCCGGCAGGCCGCCTCCCAAGGCAAAAAAGACAACGAGATCAAGCTGCTCGCCGAAATGCTGGTGCGGGCCTATGATCCGTGCATTTCCTGCTCAGTCCATTGA
- a CDS encoding NADH:ubiquinone oxidoreductase — protein sequence MQGDRTYLGVPIRKPRAAFFEFTSCEGCQLQMLNNEASLLDFLGLLEIVNFREAMSEQSDVYEIAFVEGSISRADEEEMLKKIRAQAKTLVAVGSCACFGGVNQLKNRFDDLDWVKKEVYGDNPVDTRPVQPLSAIVPVDLHIYGCPIKKEEVEKIVTNFVLGKAVHQPKYPVCMECKANHNICLFDLGEPCLGPVTRAGCDAWCPGNRLGCWGCRGPAEEANVGRLAQIMKEHGFSRQQMIDRLECFGGFSAHVRELKQGT from the coding sequence ATGCAAGGCGACCGTACCTATTTAGGTGTTCCGATCAGAAAGCCCAGGGCCGCATTTTTCGAATTCACCTCCTGCGAGGGCTGCCAGCTGCAGATGCTCAACAACGAGGCGAGTCTTCTTGATTTTCTCGGCCTGCTGGAGATCGTCAATTTCCGCGAGGCCATGAGCGAGCAAAGCGATGTCTACGAAATCGCCTTTGTCGAGGGCAGCATCAGCCGGGCGGACGAGGAGGAGATGCTGAAAAAGATTCGCGCCCAGGCGAAAACCCTGGTGGCGGTGGGCTCATGCGCCTGTTTCGGCGGCGTCAATCAGCTCAAAAACCGCTTTGACGACCTGGACTGGGTGAAAAAAGAGGTGTACGGCGACAACCCCGTCGACACCCGGCCGGTGCAGCCCCTGTCCGCCATTGTCCCGGTTGATCTGCATATTTACGGCTGCCCGATAAAAAAAGAAGAAGTGGAAAAGATCGTCACCAATTTTGTCCTGGGCAAGGCCGTTCACCAGCCGAAATACCCGGTCTGCATGGAGTGCAAGGCCAACCACAATATCTGCCTCTTTGACCTGGGCGAGCCCTGCCTGGGGCCGGTCACCAGGGCGGGATGCGACGCCTGGTGCCCCGGCAACCGGCTCGGCTGCTGGGGCTGCAGGGGACCGGCGGAAGAGGCCAATGTCGGCCGGCTCGCGCAAATCATGAAAGAGCACGGTTTTTCCCGGCAACAGATGATTGACCGGCTGGAGTGTTTCGGCGGCTTTTCCGCCCATGTCCGCGAGTTGAAACAAGGCACCTGA